Proteins co-encoded in one Candidatus Peregrinibacteria bacterium genomic window:
- a CDS encoding DNA adenine methylase, which translates to MKIEPFVKWAGGKRQLLSELRKYMPSNYNQYIEPFIGGGALFFDLMPDKAVINDSNAELINAYLIIRDNVEELIQKLEEYEYCHDFYYFLRKQDTTQLDSISLAARFIYLNKCCFNGLYRVNKEGKFNVPIGRYVNPRICESGKLRAVSRALQDTIIECADYKEILCKYARSGDLIYIDPPYHPISKYSDFKRYTKKSFCEEDQIELRDIILDLKNLGCFVIASNSYCDFILEIYKGCNIKIVEAKRYINKLAAGRNSIQEVIIL; encoded by the coding sequence ATTAAAATTGAACCATTTGTAAAATGGGCGGGAGGAAAGAGACAACTTTTATCAGAGCTTAGAAAATATATGCCATCGAATTATAATCAATATATCGAACCTTTCATTGGCGGAGGAGCGTTGTTTTTTGACTTGATGCCCGATAAAGCTGTAATAAATGATTCAAATGCTGAGCTAATAAATGCATATTTGATAATTAGAGATAATGTCGAGGAGTTGATTCAAAAATTAGAGGAATACGAATATTGCCACGATTTTTATTATTTCTTACGCAAACAGGACACTACTCAACTAGATTCTATCAGTCTCGCAGCCAGATTTATTTATCTCAACAAGTGCTGTTTCAATGGACTTTACAGAGTAAACAAAGAAGGGAAATTTAACGTGCCGATAGGTCGTTATGTCAATCCTCGGATTTGTGAGTCAGGAAAACTGCGTGCTGTGAGTCGTGCATTGCAAGACACTATAATTGAGTGTGCTGATTACAAGGAAATACTGTGCAAGTATGCGAGAAGCGGAGATTTGATTTACATAGATCCTCCATACCATCCAATTAGTAAATATTCAGATTTTAAAAGGTACACAAAAAAATCTTTCTGTGAGGAAGATCAAATTGAACTAAGGGATATTATTCTTGACTTAAAGAATCTCGGTTGCTTTGTAATTGCCAGCAATTCGTACTGCGATTTTATATTAGAGATATATAAAGGCTGCAATATTAAAATTGTTGAAGCAAAGAGATATATTAACAAACTTGCCGCCGGGAGAAATTCCATTCAGGAAGTCATAATACTATGA